The following DNA comes from Lathamus discolor isolate bLatDis1 chromosome 5, bLatDis1.hap1, whole genome shotgun sequence.
GAGGTGCCCGAAAGGGACCTAGTGCTGCTGGAGCACGGGGAATGAGTATCAGAGTTCCCTGACCCAGCCCCAAGTGGGCACTCTCCAGTCAGTGCTTATGCATTGGTGGTCTGTAACAGTGTGCAGGTGTCCCAGGTCCACCCATCATAACAATAATTCTGTGAATTTTAAGAGCATCAGtcactcttttttcctttttctcccttttttaaaaaaatattatttaataatcAGAATTGAATGTGTTCAGAGGCATTCCAAAAATCTGGAATGCAATatgaaaaaagcataaaatatcAGCTAAAGGGTATCATATTTCATCTTAAGCTAGCTGTATTATGTGAAGTCATTCATGAAATACCTCTGTAAACAGCCTATATAAGCTATTTTTATTGTTAGTTTTCTAACAGAAACATTGACCTTTGTTTTTCCCAGCTGGATGGATTTATTGCACGGAACTGGGCTAATCAGAAATCAGCTTTGGGAAGTGCTCTGGATCCTCTGGCTGATAAAATTCTCATCAGTGTGCTCTACGTAAGCCTGACCTGTACAAATCTTATTCCAGGTGAGAAAACATCAATTGCATGTACTATGTAAGGTAAAGAAGCTGATTTTACGTGTAGGAATATTTCTTGTGTTTCTGGtaggaaaactatggcttggaACTCTTGCTTTGTCAGTTGCACTTGGTTATTTGCTCTGATCAAATACTTAACACCCATCACAGAAAGCATGTGCTGCCATATCCAAAACCAACTAGTATATACTGTCATTTTCAAGtgtatttctttaaagcaatAATAGTGAGTAGCTATGTCAGAAATTTGCTCATGGACTGGATTGTTTTAGGACTTCAGATTAAACTCTTTCAGAAGTCATGGTAAAAATTTTCAGTCACGCATAAAACTTGTTCAGAAGCATTTGAGAGTGGTTATCCTCTCGCTTCGTATTTTGTGcactttttggtttggttttaatcatGAACATGATTTTTCACTAGATGCTATTGGCTTGTTTTTTCAGTTCCCCTTACTTCCATGATTATTCTGAGGGATGTAGCGCtcattgctgctgttttttATGTGCGATACAAAACTCTTTCTCCACCGGTAAGTGTATAGCCTTAAACAAAATTGTAGGAACATGTAGTCATTGTATTTTGATTAAACCTTCTGTAAcaggtttaaactaaaacaggggaagttcaggttggatataaagaagttctttaatgtgagggtggtgaggcactggagcaggttctccaaagaagtggtaaatgctccatccctggcagtgttcaaaggccaggttggacagagccttgggcaatgTGGTCTCATGTGAGGCATCCACTGCCCaaggcagagggttggaactagatgaccttaaggtcctttccaacccagaccgtTCTACAATGATTTTTACAAgtataaaaatatgaataagcCTTCAACAAAGTTGTAACCAAAAAAGATTTTAATCTTGAGACTTGATGATGACTTAAACCTTGGGTGGTTAACCTAAGATGTGGTGTTGTGCTTGTTCTTTCACCAGATAGATTTGTAAGCAGAGCAGTATTTCATAAAATAGGTTTCAAGATGAGCCAGAGCTACTGATATTTTTCCTGTGTATGATGTGTAATAAGTcatataaaatttatttttacatttttcctaTATATGCTATGTAGTAAATCATATAAGAGCAATATCAGTATAATCTTTAGTGCTACAATTGCCTTTTCTGTGTTGTGTGAAGAGGAATATCAAATTGAATGTACTaaattgactttttttccctctttttctcacCCAACAGAGAACACTCAGTAGGTATTTTAACCCCTGTTATGCTACTGCCCAATTAAAACCAACATTCATTAGTAAGGTAAGAGTAGTAACTAACACAGCGGTACTTGGAGTGGTGTGCAGTTAGGAGGGAGGGGGCTGATTCCTACTACCCCTGAGTGAAGTTTCAAAATAGTGCCAACCAATTTGAAGGCAATTTACGTCCTGAAAGATTTTCAGCTATGCTCTGTCAGAGTGCATGCTAATTTTGAGTATGTATAATGTATAGTTCAGTTGAGTATATAACTCATTAAAAGAGGCTCCTAAATAAATTGTCTGTATGTAGACTAATATTTAAACCAGTAATAAAAGTGTCTGTATTCTTCACATAGTACATGTCTTCATTTTGGTcacatttcctcttttgcttttatcagATGAACACAGCGGTTCAACTAATTTTGGTGGCAGCTTCTTTAGCAGCTCCTGTTTTCAATTATGTGGACAGCATATATCTACAGACATTATGGTAACTTATCTCTTCacttggttttgggtttggttttttttctgataatttAATGTACTCTTAAAGAAACTGGTAATTGAGGTTAATCTAATTGCGTGGCACAAAAAAAAACTGTGCAGAGATGATGTAATAGACCCATATGCCTGAATTTTTTACACATTTATTCTTAAAAGCACAGGAGCTAGATATTTATTGGTATTTAATTTACTGTACAAGCAAAAACTAGTCAAACGATACTAGTTAAGATCCAGAAGTAAGAGCTGAGAAACAAGTCTTCAGAATAGACAGAATTCAGATTAATAGAAAAGAAGGGAGTGGGAAGAAAGGCTGTATGGATTCTTTATTTATTCATGTCATAGGTGTCCTTGAAGAAATAACTTTGATGTCAGTAAAAATAGATGGGGaatgttttcttgggtttgcttttgttatGCCTGCTACCTTGAAATCTAGGTTTCTGAAGTCTATCTGAAAAGCACCTGAAGAAATCTGTGATTCCTGCTAGACTGtaggaaggagggggaaggatGGAATGAAAACAGGCAAACAGCAGCGTAACTCCTTAAATACTGGCTGTTCCTTTCACTGCTGTCATTGGAGGTGTGAGCTGTACCTGAAGCTGAACTGTAGCTGAGGGCTGGTGTTACAAGTGCAGTTATTTCTCCTGAGCAGTTGGGTAAGAGATCAGGACAAAGAGGCTGAACAGCAGAATTACTAAGTAACTTAGTTTCAAGTAGTAGAAAATCCAGTGTTACTTGTAttctttttggggggagggagagagacactcaaaaaaagccccaaaaccccacaaacccaaaacaaacccaaaagcttTTAAGGATCTAGGGACCTTGATCTTGACGGTCAATGTAGTTTTTCATCCTTTTGAAAGCCAAAACTAGAATTGCATCTATGAAAGATGCTTACTTTGCTGCTTGTCTGGGACTCTGAGTGAGTTAAGACATCTTTGTTTTGGTcaaatttcttattttgcttttactgaTGAATACAGAGGTTAAGCTAATTTTGGTGGCAGCTTCTTTAGCATCTTCTGGTTTTGgcaagctgtggctgccccatccctggcagtgttcaaggccaggttggacggggctttgagccaactagtggaaggtgtccctgcccatggcaagggggtttaAACCAGATGATCactaaggtctcttccaacccaaaccattgtacGATTCTATTGTGTGAGTAGTGAAGAAATGCTGGGTGTAACTCACCAGGGTCGTCTGTAAACACACTCTCAAAAATTACCTGGATGAGTGGGCCAAGGGAGAGCAGTGGTAATGGAAGGGTAGGACTGTAGTGGTGGCTCTCACCTGAATGGTGTCAGCCTTTGACACAGAGAAGCACTGCTAATTTAGAAATATAGGTGGTTATTACCCAGCGTCTGAGAAGGGAACAAAAGAGGCTGAAGCCACAACTTGTGCTTTAGCTTTGGAACTTGGTAAAATGAGAAATTTCAGTCTTGTGTGGTTTGAATGTTCCCCTTTTATACTACCAATGTGTAATATCTCCCATCAGACAGTTCTCAAGCTGGTTAAAATTAATGTAGGCTACAAACACTGAATCTTTTGTCTTCCCTTCTCTAAGACAAGTGCTAATATGGTAAAATTTTGCCTCCTATGCAGTTACACTGAAACATTCTGCTTTGCGCTACATGGCAGTTCCTTTGTTTATCTAATCCTCGACttaaaactgaatttcagcATATTAACTGTAAAACCTATTTCTGTTGGACATAGCTCTTGACTGTGTAGTGAAAAATAGTGATGAGCTTAAAAGTGATACTTTGTTATTGTACTTGGACTCAAACGACTTACAGGAACTGTTTTCCCCAAAGGTGCATCACGGCTTTCACGACGGTAACATCTGCGTACAGTTATTACCACTACGGCCGAAAAACGGTTCAGGTGATAAATAACAAATGAAGTTCTCCTGAAAGGACAGGCTCTTGGCACCACTGGGTGCTGTACTGCCAAAGGGGGTTATATTGCTACTGAATTTTGGATCaagaactctttttttctgcttaaaactATGGCATCACAATAGAGTGAAGATTGAACATGTACTGTATATATAGAGAGACTTTTcaatgtgtttttatttgtttaaaaatagggttgtttacaaaacaaataaataatatcCTTAAAGACACAGGTTGCTGATTGATGCCACGTGCATTCTGAATAATTTTATACTCTTTTTGAAGTCAAAATATGcacctttcaccagctttcttGCCATCTTCACACGAGACACTTGAGTAAGCCAAGatctgagaagaaaaagcaattaaaagaaCAGATTTGTCTTTGTACCTCAGCCTAAGTCACTAAACCAGCATTGCTCACTATGATGTCCATCAGCCTGAAGTAGAGGAATGCATCTCATCGGGAACAGTATCTTCAGAGATCTAAACCAGAAGGATAGAAATCTTTTCCTTCGTGTTCCGTGGTGATATGGATAAGCCATGAAGAGTTACTACCCTGCCCCCTTTTTCAATACGAGTAACCGTGAACTGTATTCACCAGAGAAGAGCATTGCCCCCAGAAAGGTTGGCTGTGCAGAGTAGTCTGTACCCAAATGGAGTTAGTTTCTCATGCTATGTATTAATTTCTAGTAACTGAAGGAACTCCTGTATCTCCAGAttctttaaagcttttaatGATGCTGTTTAATCTAAATACTGCTGTAGAAAAGAGACATTTTAAGTATTGTCCAAATTAATGGAGAGAGTGGAGAGTGGAGAAATTGTTAGCCGCACATACTGTTACATCTTTAACTTTCCTATTCCTCTAGCTTGAAGATTCCCACAGGCCAGGGGACAGCTTGCACATGTTCTTTGCTTATTCTCTACTTACAAAAAGATACAGAATAATGAACTAGGCAGAACAGATCATGTTGATCATAAACctatgttttatatttttgagCAATGTGATATTTCTTGTATGTCAAAAAAGTGTAACTATGAAGGGCTTAAATAACTGAAATCAGGTGGTGATGCCACTGATAAATGATACTAGCAGAAAATTTGCTGTAGACTTGAAAGCACAGTCTCTTTTGTGACTGCACATGCTTGTATATacaaagcattttaatattttttatatttaaacttGTATAGAATGGTGCACAGAGAAAACACTTGATATTTGTTAGTACCTTTTTCTTAACTGTCCCATGTTTTGTGGCCGACCTTGTCTCTTACAGCAAAAGGATAGAGAGCAAGGCTGATGGAAGCTTCCTTAAACTGAGTGTTCAGTAAAATGGAGTACTTGAAGAATCAGcatagaaaaaaatgcattgtaCCCAGTCATGTCATTCCTGTTTGGTTCTGGTTAATGGGATTGGGGTTTaattggggtttttgttgtgttgaggtttttttttttttttcctgttttaatcaCAGATACCTTTGGAACATTGCATGGCATTGTCAGGGGATGGAATACTGGTCGGTGAAGGCTCTATGTTGGTGTGTGTTATTACACCTTGTTGAAATAAGTTCCATGTACTCGGTGCGACGTGGCTAAATACTAGTGTTAAATAAAATTAGTCTGGATGGCAGAGCCGCTGCGTTTTCCGTTTGCGTGTTGGGTACTCGGTTATAATTACCTCGCTAAGGGCACGATCCGCCTCACCCCGATAAGAAGACTCGGTACAGCGGAGGGGACTGCCCCTGCGCGGCCGCCGTACTCGCGGGCGGTGCCTCCGCCCTCCTCACGATGGCGGCGCCGGAGCCGCCTCAGCCGCCGCCCGAGGGCTCGAAGCCGCTGAGCGGGCTCCTCAGCGGCATCGCCCAGGCCGCCTACTACGGCAACGCGGACATCACggaggagctgctgcgagggcagCTCTACCCCGAGGCGGCGCCGGAGGAGTTCCGCGCCCTGAGCGCCAAGATGGGCGGCCTCCTCCAGGTACCGGGTGCGGGCGGCGCGGCTCCGAAAGGAGGGAGCCCCGGTGCGGCTCTGGATGCAGCTGGGGCCCTGGGTGCTGCCGCGGGGTGAAGCCGGTCGCCCTCAGTCGGAGGTGAAGCCTTTGGCTCCGTGCCTTCCCTTGCATGCCGTGCTGAGCTCCCGGTGTCGTGGAGCCGTCTCCTCAGAAGCAGGAGCCACCAGGCCAGCGCTCTGCTGAGGGTAAAGCCGGCTCTTGGGTTTATGCTCATGGAAGTACCGGTACTCGAGAGCTTCCTGCGGAGAGCTGCTGTTCACGTATTCCTTACAAGAAAACTGCGTTTTAGGAGAAGCATCACCAATTGCGAAGCAAGCTGCTTCAAACAGCAAACAGGTTTGGCTTCATATAGAGAGGAAGGTATTTTCCCTTGGAATGGATGTTTTTCCTCTCCGTTCGAGAGAACAGCGCGGTGTAGTTGTCGCAGCTCAGTGTGGCACAGGGACCCTCCAGCTAACAAATACCTGAGTGGCCGCTGCCACCTGGTGGTTAAATCCACGGATGTTCTCAGGTTGTATCAGTCTGGCAGGTtttgggggaggaaaaagtgtATCGAAGCGCGGTAGCATAGTTTTGGCTGGGTAATTTTTTACGCCCAAGCCACCGTATTTAGCAGCGAGCTATTTCCCCTTAATAAAGTGACATATTTTGTTTACAAGTAAAGCAACATTCTtgcctgctttgctttctcGGTCACTGCACGTTATTTTTACTGCATGCTATTTGTGTTGCTGAGGGTCATCTTTTAAATTACTGGAAAGAATCCTCAGGATTACCTTGTGTTAGTCTATATGATGGAAAAAATGCTggaaattttaaaaggaattggcttttcttccttttatctgtGTTCTTATTTGTTACAAGGTCAAAAGTAAGCAagtagattggatataaggaggaaattctttcctgttagggtggtgaggcactggaatgggttgcccagggaggctgtgagtgctccatcctttgcagtgttcaaggacaggttggacgaagccttgggtggcatggtttagtgtgaggtgtccctgcccatggcaggggggttggaactggatgatcttaaggtcctttccaaccctaactattctaggattctaagTATgtgccttttaaaagaaaaatcactatAAAGTGTCTTCAGTCCCCCACCCCCTTTTATTGCTGCCCTGTTCTCAGGAATCAGTGTGTTAGTGCAGACATGCAGGTTAGCCCAGCATATGAAGTTAACTGCTGCTTTAAATGAGCAGTAATTCAATGCAGTGTCATAAGATTCAGCAGAGAATGCAGCTTAGTCTCTCATCATTAGGGTGTGCCCACAGTGCTGTTAGCAGCAGTCTCCCTCGTTGTGGCAGGTAAGGAACTACATGTGTGAAATGTGCCACTTTAATCTGATATTTGATTACTGTCACCCATGCCTGCAGACAGCTGCAGTGGTGGGCAGAGCAGTCGGATCTGGTTTGTGTTCTGCAAGATACAGTATGCCAGTGGGGAAGTATGTTATGGCCAAAATGAGGGGGTTTGACCCTTTTGCCCCATCTACTGCCATTTCTTACCTTTTGACAACTGCTGTGCTTTCTGGACTGCTCTGTGAGGTAACAGTTTTCTGTCAGATTATTGTATAACtcaaagggaggaggagaaagagaattGCTGGAAAGTTCCTGAGTTCAAATTGTCTTCTGACAACGATCTGATGAGCATTAGAGATGATGGAAGGAGGCAGCTGGGACTGCATAGCCAGGAGTAAAGGGGAGCAAGAagcaagatcatagaatcataaaatggtttgggttgtgagagaccttaaagctcatccagttccagctcccctgccacaAAGCATGGATGcgttccactagaccaggttgctccaagcctcatccaacgtggccttgaacgctgTCAGGGgttgggcagccacagcttctctgggcaacctgtgacagtgtcttgccaccctcatagtaaagaatttcttcctaacatctgACCtgcatctcccctctgtcagttttaAACCATTCCCTCTTGTCTTATGCCTACATGCCCTAATGTAACGGTCCATTAATTGTGCCATTTTGTTTGTCATGGGCACAaattactcctggggagattcggGTTGCACACCAGAGGGAAATTTTTCATAATGAGaccaatcagccattggaatggcttccccagggaagtggtgggttCCCCAGTACTGGATGCTTTTAAGGTGCAGCTTGACACCTTTAaggtgctgggcacagcagtCTAGATCATGCTTGGCCAGGAAATGTTGGACCAGATGGTCCTTgatgtctcttccaacctgggattctaggattctCCCCATGTGTTCTATCTGATACTTCAACGATTTGTTGTAGATTCCTAAtcttttcttcattcatttttcGGGCTAATTGTAAAAATCAAGTTTCTTCACTAAATCTCCCCAAGCCAAATTTTACTGTGCCATCCATTCTCCCCTGTTCTGGTAGTAATTTTTTAGACCTGATAGATACACATTTTTCCTCACCTGGTTTTCTTGGTGCTTTTTTTGAGGTGCTTTTTTTGAGGTGCCTTTAACTTACCTCTGAGAGGCGGGGCAGATAAGAAACACAATTAGTATTTTCTAGTTATTTCAGTGCAGTACTGCAGTATAGTAACTTTAGATGAATAATGACTTCATGTGAATGATCTCCAAGCTATAtaggtttgtttttctgcttgcagAAGTGGGTAGCTTTTTAGCCATCTCTGAAATGTCACAGCTGCTCAGCCAATGTGGTGTGTTTGAGGCCAGAAGAAAAGACACATTTACAGGAAATAGAGAAATTTAGGTTTCAAATACAGCTCTTTTTCAAGCACTGTTGAGCTGTCATATTCTGGAGATAACATTAATTCAGGCCCCAGAAAACACAAATGAGTcaaagtatttaatatttacCCATTTCTGTAACATAGACGTATAGCTTAGAAGGATGGCAATATGTTGGGGAGGGGATATCACATTCCCTGTGTGCTGCTTTAAGAACCAAAACTGGTAACAGTTGTGGTCTTCAGGGTCATGCCTTCCAACATAAATTCGTATTCATAAATAACAAAGCATCATCTCACTGTTGTCAGGTTTGTCTCGTGGTCTTTATTGCCACCACTCATCTTACGAATGAAATTTGTGGGATATAACCAAAGTTTATATAGTTCAACACACTTTAAAGTTGAAGTTCTGAGCTAAGCAATACACCAACTACATTGTACAGACACAACTTCATGTCAAGTATTGTGGATTGGGTGACTTAAAGGATGTAACGCTTTCATTCCTGTGGATATTTTCAGGACCTCTGTTCTAGAGCATTCTAAAAAAATCCCTTGGCTTTCTGGTCAGCTCTTAGTTTGTGAGGGAAAGGTTGATATTAGTGTTGTACTTTGAAAGTAGGGAGGcttaaacatattttcttcttcctccatctACCTTGTAGGAAAAACCGTTGTCTTAGCTATTATTTTTGATACCTCCTTTTTAGTTCTTACAGCTAGCCTACAAATCTCTGCCTCTTGCGTAAACTGACTCTTGTGAAGCTGTGACACAGAGGTCACACAGATACAGTGTGAGCTGTTCTCTTTTGTTTGAACCATGTGCAGGGGAAGAGCCATCTTGGCCCTACAAGTTGCTTAACCAAATCTTCAAGTAACTGAGAACTACCACACACATACTTGCATGCTTTAGAGAGTTGCCTGGAACACTTTTAGTATCTCTGTGAATTTAACTGTGTGAGGTGGCGTTATATTGTATTTGTTCACAACAGCAAACTTCAAAAGTGTTTCTCTGTGCTTACAATATCTTAGTATTTGGACACACATCTTGGATGCTGGAGGAGCAAGCTCCACTCAGAGATCTGTTTTGTCCCTTCCTTGTCAATTGTCACATGAGTTTCGAAGCAAATTTATTCCAAGTCTTGATATTTCATTGTGAAAAATCTGcattattaaaatgtttgtattatctttttgtggttttatttttttgttccacCTCTGGATAGTGGAGGAAGGGGAGCAAATAGCAGAAATAGACAATAGAAAGTCAGAGTACTTGTTTATGCAGCCGTTTTCCTTGAGTGCCGTGATCTTACCTGAACTTCAGAAGGCAACAGGTAGCTTTTCTGTCTCCATTGATGATAATACCTGGTTGCACCAAATACATTCTTTCAGGAGGTAGCCATGCTGTTTGGTTTCATATACCTCCTTTAGAAGCCCAGACCCTTTGTATGGCCAGTCTGGAAAGAATTCGGTGTCTTGTACTGTGTTCTGTTGAATTTCAAGGGAGTGTAAGCACCTAAATTGAA
Coding sequences within:
- the CRLS1 gene encoding cardiolipin synthase (CMP-forming) isoform X3; translated protein: MFSSSRTCPCVLRKQHTKYENPWTIPNILSMARMGLAPVLGYLIVEENFNVALGVFVLAGVTDLLDGFIARNWANQKSALGSALDPLADKILISVLYVSLTCTNLIPVPLTSMIILRDVALIAAVFYVRYKTLSPPRTLSRYFNPCYATAQLKPTFISKMNTAVQLILVAASLAAPVFNYVDSIYLQTLWCITAFTTVTSAYSYYHYGRKTVQVINNK
- the CRLS1 gene encoding cardiolipin synthase (CMP-forming) isoform X2, translated to MDSAARSRGPPGDSCNQRYENPWTIPNILSMARMGLAPVLGYLIVEENFNVALGVFVLAGVTDLLDGFIARNWANQKSALGSALDPLADKILISVLYVSLTCTNLIPVPLTSMIILRDVALIAAVFYVRYKTLSPPRTLSRYFNPCYATAQLKPTFISKMNTAVQLILVAASLAAPVFNYVDSIYLQTLWCITAFTTVTSAYSYYHYGRKTVQVINNK
- the CRLS1 gene encoding cardiolipin synthase (CMP-forming) isoform X1, with the protein product MLAAAWLGRGVWGLLRGAGRRRPGGGARPPVSRLGAAVAEGRGGRRHGNSGVFCWAGGGAPAGWWRRRPQRLLREPAAAWRLLSGGAAAPPSGPPPERRVAGRYAELYENPWTIPNILSMARMGLAPVLGYLIVEENFNVALGVFVLAGVTDLLDGFIARNWANQKSALGSALDPLADKILISVLYVSLTCTNLIPVPLTSMIILRDVALIAAVFYVRYKTLSPPRTLSRYFNPCYATAQLKPTFISKMNTAVQLILVAASLAAPVFNYVDSIYLQTLWCITAFTTVTSAYSYYHYGRKTVQVINNK